Within Flavobacterium pisciphilum, the genomic segment TTGAAACCCAAAAAATCAATTTTATTCAACTTATAACAGAAACTTTAAATCCTGATTTTTTCACAAAAGACTTAAAATTAAAGGAAGAAGAAAAAGAACTTTTTCTTGATTTTTGTGATGCCGATCCAAAATCTAAAACACTCTTAGAAGACAAAAATATTCTTTCCACAATGGATTTTTTGTATAGCAAAAACAAAGAATTTCAGAAATTAAAAGCCAACTAAAAAACAAATTAACAAGACTTTAGACATTTCATAAGTTTTACTTAAGACAATTCTAATAATTTTACTTTCAACTAATTAACCTTATATGAGAGTAGAACTACTTACAACAATATCATTATTCACCTATCAAATTGGTTTTTCACAAACAGAAAAAGTATTAAACGGAAAAGTTATTTCGCAAAATCATACACTCAAAGATGTAGAAGTAATCAACAAAACTACCAAAACTAGTACCAAAACAAATGCATTAGGAGAATTTTCAATTCTAGTTCGTGCAAAAGACAGCTTGATATTTTTTAAGCAAGACTATTTCTTTACAAGATTAAAACTAACTCAGGAAGACATCAATAAAAACAATATCACTGTTAATATTGAATCCAAAACAGAAGAATTAAATGAAGTCATAGTTACAACTATAAAACTCCCACATATAGGCTCAATGATACAATCGTCCAATGAGATAGCATTAGCCAAAAGTACTCGTTCTTTACAAAAACACACAGGTGTTTATAATGGAACCATCACAAATGGAATGGATTTTATTACTATGGGTCGAGATTTTTTAAGTCTATTTAAAAACAAAGAAGATAAAAAACCTAAAAATAAAACCCCAGGATTAAATTTTAAAGAGCTTGTAAACACAACGTGCCCTACAGATTTCTTTACAAAAGACTTAAAATTAAATGCAGCAGAAAAGGAACTTTTTCTTGAATTCTGTGATGCCGACCCAAGGTCTAAAAACCTTGTCAAACAGAATAATATATTAACTACAATGGACTTTTTATATAGCAAAAAAGACGAGTTTAAGAAACTGTAAGAAGAAAGTTTTAGTATCCAGTACCAGTCGTAATTTCCAGTTTTGAAAACTACGACTGCAAACTACTTATTCATTCTCCGATACTAGCAATTTATTTCAACTCCCCTCTTTCGTTAAGGAACTTAAAAATCTTTTTATCAACTTCAGAAATAATGTCAAGCTCGTTATAACTTAACCATCTAATTTCTTCAATTTCATTATTTGCCATTAAACTGCCAGAGTATTTTGCTTTGTAACAAGTCATAATCACATTTATTCCCTCTTTTGCTCCATCAGATTGTGCAGAAAATTTCCCAATGAATTCACTTGTATTGGGTAATATATCTATACTCAACTCTTCAGAAATTTCTCTTATTAAAGTTTGCTCATCGCTTTCCCCTTCTTCACGTTTCCCTCCAGGAATATA encodes:
- a CDS encoding NUDIX hydrolase; the protein is MKEIDKIAFIEIQNGKILSTKSKGKTKYYIPGGKREEGESDEQTLIREISEELSIDILPNTSEFIGKFSAQSDGAKEGINVIMTCYKAKYSGSLMANNEIEEIRWLSYNELDIISEVDKKIFKFLNERGELK